The following coding sequences are from one Geothrix sp. window:
- a CDS encoding lysophospholipid acyltransferase family protein, with translation MTGVDSLIVRTATVEPIPSLETVSTGLVPGTAVGRLFRVFSGILRYNRLAARCEALHGGHLPSSELRTFLTGWSSEVLPLLNLEVRRLGRIEPLQTPALFVGNHMSYLDIPLLMSQVPVVFLGKQEIAKWPVLGAAGRRAGMVFVKRESDGSRRQAVRAIAECLQARGMSLGLFPSGTTSLDEARPWRTGAFRIARELGFPIQPFRLTYEPIGRAAFVGEDLLLPHLYRLLQAGRISARIEFGEPRMIGDPEADARELWAWSRELVLD, from the coding sequence ATGACTGGCGTGGATTCCCTGATCGTCCGGACGGCCACGGTCGAACCCATCCCCTCCCTGGAGACTGTTTCCACTGGCCTCGTGCCGGGGACGGCGGTGGGGCGATTGTTCCGGGTGTTCTCCGGCATCCTTCGGTACAACCGGCTGGCCGCACGGTGCGAGGCGCTCCACGGCGGACACCTCCCGTCGAGTGAGCTGCGGACCTTCCTGACGGGGTGGTCCAGCGAGGTGCTGCCCTTGCTGAACCTGGAGGTGCGGCGCCTGGGGAGGATCGAGCCCCTCCAGACTCCCGCCCTCTTCGTGGGCAACCACATGAGCTACCTGGATATCCCCCTGCTCATGAGCCAGGTTCCCGTGGTGTTCCTGGGCAAGCAGGAGATCGCCAAGTGGCCTGTCCTGGGGGCCGCGGGACGGCGCGCCGGCATGGTGTTCGTCAAGCGCGAATCGGATGGTTCCCGGCGCCAGGCCGTCCGGGCCATCGCCGAATGCCTGCAGGCCAGGGGTATGAGCCTGGGGCTCTTCCCCTCGGGCACGACCTCCCTGGATGAAGCCCGGCCCTGGCGCACCGGCGCCTTCCGGATTGCCAGGGAATTGGGCTTCCCCATCCAGCCCTTCCGGCTGACCTACGAGCCGATCGGGCGGGCCGCCTTCGTCGGCGAGGATCTCCTCCTGCCGCACCTGTACCGTCTGCTGCAGGCAGGGCGCATCTCGGCCCGGATCGAGTTCGGCGAGCCCAGGATGATCGGGGATCCGGAGGCCGATGCCCGCGAGCTGTGGGCCTGGAGCCGGGAGCTGGTCCTGGATTGA
- a CDS encoding M14 family zinc carboxypeptidase, translating into MLRLQLLDDLARCIDTGGAHFETRTLCEVTCQGQRLPVQAVMVGNPDLRVPAVGFFGGVHGLERIGAEVVLAFLQNLAGRLRWDTTLNALLESVRIVFVPLVNPGGILTGTRANPNGVDLMRNAPVDSLERVPWLIGGQRLSPRLPWFRGEPDQPMEAESRAVCEVVTSELFTHSFCIAVDCHSGFGMADRIWFPYAHTRVPISHLAEMHALKDLLQETLCNYRYVFEPQSGQYLTHGDLWDHLYLASLQRPERVFLPLTLEMGSWSWVKKNPRQFFSLLGNFNPLIEHRQQRVLRRHVPLLEFFARAACSHDRWQPSGSERARHRALAMAHWYPELAGGEGT; encoded by the coding sequence ATGCTGCGCCTGCAACTCCTCGACGACCTTGCCAGGTGCATCGACACCGGTGGCGCCCACTTCGAGACGCGCACGCTGTGCGAGGTGACCTGCCAGGGCCAGCGCCTGCCCGTACAGGCGGTCATGGTGGGCAACCCGGACCTCCGCGTTCCCGCGGTGGGGTTCTTCGGTGGTGTCCATGGGCTGGAGCGGATCGGGGCGGAAGTGGTCCTGGCCTTCCTGCAGAATCTGGCCGGACGCCTGCGATGGGACACCACCTTGAATGCCCTGCTGGAGTCGGTTCGCATCGTGTTCGTGCCCCTGGTCAATCCGGGCGGCATCCTGACCGGAACGCGCGCGAATCCCAACGGCGTGGACCTGATGCGGAATGCGCCCGTGGATTCACTGGAGCGGGTTCCCTGGCTGATCGGCGGGCAACGCCTCAGCCCCAGGCTGCCCTGGTTCCGGGGTGAGCCGGACCAGCCCATGGAAGCGGAGAGCCGCGCCGTGTGCGAGGTCGTCACCAGCGAGCTGTTCACCCACTCCTTCTGCATCGCCGTGGATTGCCACTCGGGCTTCGGCATGGCCGACCGGATCTGGTTCCCCTATGCGCACACCCGGGTTCCCATCAGCCACCTCGCGGAGATGCACGCCCTCAAGGACCTGCTCCAGGAGACGCTCTGCAACTACCGGTACGTGTTCGAACCGCAGAGCGGGCAGTACCTCACCCACGGCGATCTCTGGGACCACCTTTACCTGGCCTCCCTGCAGCGGCCGGAACGGGTCTTCCTGCCCTTGACCCTGGAGATGGGCTCCTGGAGTTGGGTGAAGAAGAACCCCCGGCAGTTCTTCTCACTCCTGGGCAACTTCAATCCCCTGATCGAGCACCGCCAGCAGCGGGTGCTGAGGCGGCACGTCCCCTTGCTGGAATTCTTCGCACGGGCCGCCTGCAGCCATGACCGCTGGCAGCCGTCCGGCAGCGAACGGGCGCGGCACCGGGCGCTGGCCATGGCGCACTGGTACCCGGAGTTGGCAGGCGGAGAGGGGACATGA
- a CDS encoding alpha/beta fold hydrolase has protein sequence MNTWILLRGLTRENRHWGAFPERLAKALPEARVVLLELPGNGERNGEASPWTITEAAQQCRTDLKKLGLPPPYHLLAMSLGGMVATAWAAGHPEEIAACVLVNTSFGSVSPLHHRLRPRAWPTLLRLLISGRPEARERHIFQLTTCLAAASDELIREWTAIRQSRPVRVGNAWRQLIAAARFRPPQAPPVPTLVLAGGGDRLVDPRCSAEIARRWRCPLVIHPTAGHDLPLDDGGWVARQVAEWCPANAEPC, from the coding sequence ATGAATACTTGGATTCTGCTCCGGGGGCTGACCCGTGAAAACCGGCACTGGGGGGCGTTTCCCGAGAGGCTCGCGAAGGCGCTTCCGGAAGCCCGCGTGGTCCTGCTGGAACTTCCGGGAAACGGAGAACGCAATGGCGAGGCCAGTCCCTGGACCATCACCGAGGCGGCGCAGCAGTGCCGGACCGACTTGAAGAAACTCGGCCTTCCACCCCCCTACCACCTGCTGGCGATGTCGCTGGGGGGGATGGTGGCCACGGCCTGGGCCGCCGGCCATCCGGAGGAGATTGCGGCCTGTGTCCTGGTCAACACCAGCTTCGGTTCCGTCAGTCCACTCCACCACCGCCTGCGCCCCCGGGCCTGGCCCACCCTGCTGCGGCTCCTGATCTCGGGTCGACCGGAGGCCCGCGAGCGCCACATCTTCCAGCTCACCACCTGCCTCGCGGCGGCCTCGGACGAGCTCATCCGGGAATGGACCGCCATCCGTCAATCGCGGCCTGTCCGCGTGGGCAATGCCTGGCGGCAGCTGATCGCCGCCGCGCGATTCCGACCACCCCAGGCGCCGCCGGTGCCCACCCTGGTATTGGCTGGAGGCGGAGACCGCCTGGTCGATCCACGGTGCTCGGCTGAGATCGCCCGTCGGTGGCGCTGTCCCCTGGTGATCCATCCGACGGCGGGGCACGACCTTCCCCTGGATGACGGGGGCTGGGTCGCCCGCCAGGTGGCGGAGTGGTGCCCGGCCAACGCCGAGCCGTGCTGA
- a CDS encoding GNAT family N-acetyltransferase: MTPALIAATSILRSLPDEWVLRPRRPEDIPDVIELMRRVYAEPHGPEAVWPAQTLLRHFEVFPEGQLSILDGQGRLIADSTSMMVSAERALRPHRWSEITERGSLASHDPQGDTFYGVDLAVDPEFQGMGLAHHLYAARIALALRLGCRSFVAGARMPGYHFAADLLPPDAYLALVERGLIYDPTLSKQLRLGFRVRGLLRNYISDPESSDCAALISMEL, translated from the coding sequence ATGACGCCGGCCCTGATTGCAGCCACCTCGATCCTCCGTTCCCTTCCCGATGAGTGGGTCCTCCGGCCGCGCCGACCGGAGGACATCCCGGACGTCATCGAACTCATGCGCCGGGTCTATGCCGAACCCCACGGCCCCGAAGCCGTCTGGCCCGCCCAGACCCTGCTGCGGCACTTCGAAGTGTTCCCCGAGGGTCAGCTGTCGATCCTGGATGGACAGGGCCGCCTGATCGCCGATTCGACATCCATGATGGTGTCGGCGGAGCGGGCACTGCGGCCCCATCGCTGGTCCGAGATCACGGAGCGGGGATCTCTGGCCTCCCATGATCCGCAGGGTGACACCTTCTACGGAGTGGACCTGGCCGTCGATCCGGAATTCCAGGGCATGGGGCTGGCCCACCACCTGTATGCGGCGCGCATCGCACTCGCCCTCCGCCTGGGTTGCCGCTCCTTCGTGGCTGGGGCCAGGATGCCCGGGTACCACTTTGCGGCGGACCTGCTTCCACCGGACGCCTACCTGGCCCTGGTGGAGCGGGGGCTCATCTACGACCCCACGCTATCGAAGCAGCTGCGGCTGGGTTTCCGGGTCCGGGGGCTGTTGCGGAACTACATCTCGGATCCCGAAAGCTCCGACTGTGCCGCCCTCATCTCCATGGAACTCTGA
- a CDS encoding carbon-nitrogen hydrolase family protein, with translation MRFSAPKPVMSRPIRVCAVQYALRTISSFQEFADHVETFVDVADDYDADLIVFPELLGVQLMGLNNGAGEPAEAMRHLAGEHAEAFDGLFKRLATDYERIIVGGTMPRLEGDRLLNVASVYFPGADPLHQAKLHLTPAERKIWKFSPGRDLLVIDTDFGKFAVAICYDVQFPELVKILCNHHGVELLVVPYMTDDRRGTCRVTTCARARAIENQIFTVTAGMVGSLPLMTDLTSQYAQSGIYSPADFAFPMDGIATEAAANVEQVIVADLDLATLDRARSHGSVQTFRDSQDDTLHTRFDGEVKTVHRHLPD, from the coding sequence ATGCGCTTCTCGGCCCCCAAACCCGTGATGTCCCGCCCCATCCGGGTCTGCGCGGTCCAGTACGCCCTCCGGACGATCAGCAGCTTCCAGGAATTCGCCGACCACGTGGAGACCTTCGTGGACGTGGCCGATGACTACGACGCGGATCTCATCGTGTTCCCCGAGCTGCTCGGGGTGCAGCTCATGGGACTCAACAATGGCGCTGGCGAACCCGCCGAGGCCATGCGGCACCTCGCCGGCGAGCATGCAGAGGCCTTCGACGGGCTCTTCAAGCGGCTGGCCACGGACTATGAGCGGATCATCGTCGGCGGGACCATGCCCCGCCTCGAGGGGGACCGGCTGCTGAACGTGGCCTCCGTGTACTTCCCCGGGGCCGACCCGCTTCATCAGGCGAAGCTCCACCTGACCCCAGCCGAGCGGAAGATCTGGAAGTTCTCTCCGGGACGGGACCTGCTGGTCATCGACACCGACTTCGGCAAGTTCGCCGTGGCCATCTGCTACGACGTCCAGTTCCCGGAGCTGGTGAAGATCCTCTGCAACCATCACGGCGTCGAGCTGCTCGTGGTCCCCTACATGACGGACGACCGGCGCGGCACCTGCCGGGTGACGACCTGCGCCCGCGCCCGGGCCATCGAGAACCAGATCTTCACGGTCACTGCCGGCATGGTGGGGAGCCTGCCCCTGATGACGGATCTCACCAGCCAGTACGCCCAGAGCGGCATCTACAGCCCGGCGGACTTCGCCTTCCCCATGGACGGCATCGCCACCGAGGCGGCGGCCAATGTGGAACAAGTGATCGTCGCCGACCTCGACCTGGCGACCCTGGACCGCGCCCGCAGCCACGGCAGCGTACAAACCTTCCGCGACAGCCAGGACGACACCCTGCACACCCGGTTCGACGGCGAAGTGAAGACCGTCCACAGGCATCTCCCGGACTGA